The following coding sequences lie in one Arabidopsis thaliana chromosome 3, partial sequence genomic window:
- a CDS encoding uncharacterized protein (unknown protein; BEST Arabidopsis thaliana protein match is: unknown protein (TAIR:AT4G19240.1); Has 5 Blast hits to 5 proteins in 1 species: Archae - 0; Bacteria - 0; Metazoa - 0; Fungi - 0; Plants - 5; Viruses - 0; Other Eukaryotes - 0 (source: NCBI BLink).) yields the protein MLHRVDWLSPDASLVLKFNGIVLISKRRPCDAAHASTLLYEHITSLNLPTITLTHLVPCLLLGDASQPSWICWIKPFRLARSTSFSSLLKPNNLGLLIRRLYALWTCHLLCRTHQAYSSKEIPSLKPYSSKEISSLKLEPGKKPQRKLICVDRTSLL from the coding sequence ATGTTGCATAGAGTAGATTGGTTGTCCCCAGATGCAAGTTTAGTTTTGAAGTTTAATGGAATAGTTTTGATCTCGAAACGTAGGCCATGTGACGCTGCTCACGCCTCTACTCTTTTATATGAACATATAACGAGTCTGAACCTTCCCACTATTACGCTTACTCATCTAGTCCCATGTCTTTTGTTGGGCGATGCATCTCAACCCTCTTGGATTTGTTGGATAAAACCGTTTCGGCTTGCTCGATCAACCTCCTTCTCAAGCCTTCTTAAACCGAATAATCTTGGTCTTTTGATTAGAAGATTATATGCGCTTTGGACTTGTCATCTTCTTTGCCGAACGCATCAAGCTTACTCTTCTAAGGAGATACCTTCCCTGAAACCTTACTCCTCTAAGGAGATATCTTCTCTAAAACTTGAACCTGGGAAAAAGCCTCAACGAAAGCTTATATGCGTCGATCGCACGAGCTTATTATGA
- a CDS encoding uncharacterized protein (unknown protein; Has 30201 Blast hits to 17322 proteins in 780 species: Archae - 12; Bacteria - 1396; Metazoa - 17338; Fungi - 3422; Plants - 5037; Viruses - 0; Other Eukaryotes - 2996 (source: NCBI BLink).) translates to MKMQTKPSTVEAKPVYTAEKAGATRRQTRFKRDKSHQINTLVKSKLISFILSER, encoded by the coding sequence ATGAAGATGCAAACGAAGCCATCTACAGTGGAAGCAAAGCCAGTCTACACCGCTGAGAAAGCCGGTGCAACCAGACGACAAACCCGCTTCAAGCGGGACAAAAGTCACCAGATTAACACATTagtgaaatcaaaattgataaGCTTCATTCTCTctgaaagatga
- a CDS encoding uncharacterized protein (unknown protein; FUNCTIONS IN: molecular_function unknown; INVOLVED IN: in 8 processes; LOCATED IN: cellular_component unknown; EXPRESSED IN: leaf; EXPRESSED DURING: LP.10 ten leaves visible; Has 1 Blast hits to 1 proteins in 1 species: Archae - 0; Bacteria - 0; Metazoa - 0; Fungi - 0; Plants - 1; Viruses - 0; Other Eukaryotes - 0 (source: NCBI BLink).), whose product MIDGEAPGETTCQQRSSSCAVDFLTGKSTTDGDAGASTDLEPNDVSVKDYSGVWEKTMLEFFFYRVQRRIFVGVMIQNRACRVSIHSSVAEKTLREENQKKGKRFGRSLRGEHESHRLRKAWLQGMSRLPCMEAFGN is encoded by the exons ATGATCGACGGTGAAGCACCTGGGGAAACCACCTGCCAGCAAAGGAGCTCGTCATGTGCCGTCGACTTTCTCACCGGAAAAAGCACAACTGATG GCGATGCCGGTGCTAGTACAGATCTAGAGCCAAATGATGTGTCGGTGAAGGACTACTCTGGAGTTTGGGAAAAGACAATGTTGGAATTCTTCTTTTATCGGGTTCAAAGGCGGATCTTCGTCGGAGTTATGATTCAGAACAGAGCTTGTAGAGTATCAATTCACTCTTCCGTCGCAGAGAAGACCCtcagagaagaaaaccaaaagaaggGAAAA AGATTTGGCAGATCCCTACGCGGCGAACATGAGTCTCACCGGCTCAGGAAGGCATGGTTGCAAGGGATGTCTCGATTACCGTGTATGGAAGCTTTCGGTAACTAg